The Fervidibacillus albus genome contains a region encoding:
- a CDS encoding GNAT family N-acetyltransferase yields the protein MIKRITDKNRKQLIAREILEGLPEWFGIEEAREAYISNSADQELFAAFKNHRPVGFLTLKETGKDTVEIAVMGVLKSFHRQGIGRNLFEAAKEYSMRVRYSFMQVKTVQTGCYEIYDHTNKFYQSLGFKEFEIFPTLWDPSNPCQIYVMSLSCNDLA from the coding sequence ATGATTAAAAGAATAACAGATAAAAATAGAAAACAATTGATTGCACGTGAAATATTGGAAGGTTTGCCCGAATGGTTTGGCATTGAGGAGGCAAGGGAGGCGTATATTTCAAATAGTGCTGACCAAGAGCTTTTTGCAGCCTTTAAAAATCATCGACCCGTCGGTTTTCTTACCTTGAAGGAAACAGGGAAGGATACGGTGGAAATTGCAGTAATGGGTGTTTTAAAATCATTTCATCGTCAAGGCATTGGGAGGAATCTTTTTGAAGCGGCGAAGGAATATAGTATGAGAGTAAGGTATTCTTTTATGCAAGTAAAAACGGTTCAAACTGGTTGTTATGAAATTTACGATCACACGAATAAATTTTATCAAAGTCTCGGTTTTAAAGAATTTGAAATATTCCCTACTCTTTGGGATCCATCGAATCCGTGCCAAATATATGTTATGTCGTTATCATGTAATGATCTTGCGTAA
- the nfsA gene encoding oxygen-insensitive NADPH nitroreductase has translation MEIKELIRSHTSVRKYTGEKISREKVVELIETAQMASSSNFVQAYSVIWVTDEEKKRKLGELSKNELQFQTAGASFLFCVDFKRLEMAGKKHGVKIVADTAENVLVGVTDVAIFAQNFVLAAEAEGYGICYIGGARNNPEEISKLFNLPDYVLPLFGLTIGVPAKRNDPKPRLPVEAVLHENSYNVDKYATLLDEYDEIMEQYYASRSSNKKMATWTKQMANFLIEQRRPFIKEFLASKKFTWK, from the coding sequence ATGGAAATAAAAGAATTGATTCGAAGTCACACGTCTGTCCGTAAATATACGGGCGAAAAAATATCACGGGAGAAAGTCGTGGAATTAATCGAAACGGCACAAATGGCGTCTAGTTCCAATTTTGTTCAAGCCTATAGCGTCATTTGGGTGACTGATGAAGAAAAGAAACGGAAATTAGGAGAACTATCCAAAAATGAACTTCAATTTCAAACGGCAGGTGCTTCCTTTTTATTTTGCGTCGATTTTAAACGTTTGGAAATGGCCGGCAAGAAACATGGAGTAAAGATTGTGGCGGATACAGCGGAAAATGTGTTAGTCGGTGTTACGGATGTCGCGATTTTCGCCCAAAATTTTGTTCTTGCCGCTGAAGCAGAAGGATATGGAATTTGTTATATTGGCGGTGCCCGAAACAATCCAGAAGAAATTAGTAAACTATTCAACTTACCGGATTATGTGCTACCGTTATTTGGATTGACCATTGGCGTCCCTGCAAAACGAAATGATCCAAAACCAAGACTACCTGTGGAAGCCGTTCTCCATGAAAACTCATACAATGTAGACAAATATGCAACGTTATTAGATGAATACGATGAAATAATGGAGCAATATTATGCGAGTCGCAGTTCCAATAAAAAAATGGCCACTTGGACAAAACAGATGGCCAATTTTCTAATCGAACAAAGACGCCCCTTTATAAAGGAATTTCTAGCATCGAAAAAGTTTACGTGGAAATAA
- a CDS encoding polysaccharide deacetylase family protein: protein MKTRFLLIVSFLFLSMSVTFFILGQDILALKHSSEVAMNTIETLQQENEEIQHTLVDLEKEKADLITEMEKLTKEKAELEDKVNDLSSQKTETADVQKKTNAEKQTEADKKSKKIAYLTFDDGPSKNTEKILGILREKNVKATFFVNGYPSKKDLYKQIVNDGHTLGNHTYSHNYSKVYSSVDEFFKDMNKLNDFLEEVTGVRPSIVRFPGGSNNTISHQYGGTKIMNKIVSKVVESGYQYFDWNVSSRDAEKRTQDKNVIIHSVLEGAKYKNKAVILLHDLDPKTTTVEALPEIIDELTKQGFVFDALDENSYAPHFL from the coding sequence ATGAAAACTCGTTTTCTTCTAATAGTAAGTTTTTTGTTTTTAAGCATGAGTGTAACTTTTTTTATTTTAGGGCAAGACATTTTAGCGTTAAAACATTCAAGTGAAGTTGCAATGAACACCATTGAGACCCTTCAACAGGAAAATGAAGAAATTCAACATACATTGGTCGACTTAGAAAAAGAGAAGGCCGATTTAATAACAGAAATGGAAAAGTTAACAAAGGAGAAGGCCGAATTAGAAGACAAAGTGAATGACTTATCTTCTCAAAAAACGGAAACCGCCGATGTCCAAAAGAAAACGAACGCGGAAAAACAGACGGAAGCCGATAAAAAATCGAAGAAAATTGCGTATTTAACATTTGATGACGGTCCTTCGAAAAATACAGAAAAAATATTGGGAATTTTAAGGGAGAAAAACGTTAAAGCGACATTTTTTGTCAATGGGTATCCTTCTAAAAAGGATTTGTACAAACAGATCGTAAATGATGGTCACACCCTTGGAAATCATACGTATTCGCATAATTATTCAAAGGTTTATTCTTCTGTCGATGAATTTTTCAAAGACATGAATAAATTAAATGATTTTCTCGAGGAAGTTACAGGGGTACGTCCCTCCATCGTTCGTTTCCCCGGTGGTTCCAATAACACAATCAGCCATCAGTACGGGGGAACAAAAATTATGAATAAAATTGTTTCCAAAGTCGTTGAAAGTGGTTATCAATACTTCGACTGGAACGTATCATCGAGGGATGCAGAAAAACGTACTCAAGACAAAAATGTAATTATTCATTCCGTATTAGAAGGTGCCAAATATAAAAACAAAGCAGTCATTTTGCTACACGATTTGGATCCGAAAACAACGACTGTAGAAGCGTTACCAGAAATTATCGATGAATTAACGAAACAAGGGTTTGTGTTCGACGCTCTCGATGAAAATTCCTATGCGCCGCATTTTTTGTAA
- a CDS encoding histidine phosphatase family protein, which translates to MVTNLYFVRHAHSTYSPDEYNRPLSERGKTDALKVTNLLKHKNIHILISSPYKRAIQTIEGLTDWIGDEIIIEEDFRERRLSRNPVHDFEFAITKVWEDDAFSWEGGESNMVAQQRGIRAVEKILERYEGKNIVIGTHGNIMVLIMKYFDQKFDFTFWKQLDMPDIYKLSFDKHKLIEVKRIWNRDSF; encoded by the coding sequence ATGGTTACAAATCTTTATTTTGTTCGACATGCCCATTCAACTTATTCCCCCGATGAATATAATCGTCCTTTATCCGAACGTGGAAAAACAGATGCTTTAAAAGTTACGAATTTGTTAAAACATAAAAATATCCACATCCTTATCTCAAGTCCGTATAAAAGGGCCATTCAAACCATTGAGGGGTTAACCGATTGGATTGGAGACGAAATCATCATTGAAGAAGATTTTAGAGAAAGACGATTATCAAGAAATCCAGTCCATGACTTCGAATTTGCCATTACAAAAGTGTGGGAAGACGATGCTTTTTCTTGGGAAGGGGGAGAATCGAACATGGTTGCCCAACAACGAGGCATCAGGGCAGTCGAAAAAATATTGGAACGATACGAAGGGAAAAATATCGTCATCGGAACACACGGGAATATCATGGTATTAATTATGAAATACTTTGACCAAAAATTTGATTTTACCTTTTGGAAGCAGTTAGATATGCCGGATATTTACAAGTTAAGTTTCGACAAACACAAATTAATTGAAGTAAAACGAATATGGAACAGGGATTCATTTTGA
- a CDS encoding MMPL family transporter encodes MKQFLQKITDRVATKKGMWITLISWFTFTILLTLFSPNVKDYEQTRIDSLPDHAQSVIAEQKVDEYFKESDGIPAIIVFESEGEIEFSELIEIFDQIESENIDGIQQMIPLSTMPQQAVASFLSEDQKTAAIPITLESSLDNVEMKEVNQRIMEIVHNSSNLELYITGPAGIAVDSLDLFSRADLVLILSTVALIFVLLIIIYRSPLLALIPLMAAGVVYEIVMGIIGYMGKMGLDISKQTLSIMSILLFAAVIDYSLFVFSRYREELKSDENKFEAMKVAMRETGMPVFFSGGTVLAAMLVLFFAQFGDYNNFAPIFATTMAIIMLASISLVPALFTLFGRRSFWPRIPRVGDEKVKQNATWSKVGRFVVKKPRITSTVIGVFLLLAATNIFHMEYEFDTMKSFPEDMPSRQGYEILEEHFEKGDLAPTTVLYEGNTAVTSEQQENLVNELLTNPLVSQVRFSGTTEDGKVLMFTLSFKESPYAVETIDAMEDIINEKEQMVANSGLDGELYFSGETATRVDERVVNNRDIIVIVLLETALIFAMLIVLTKSVKMPIYMMGTILVSFLSALGLGTFLTNLIFDIGAISDRVPLYSFVFLVALGIDYNIILISRFQEERRKHPVKKAVELAVANTGGVISSAGIILAATFAVLMTQPVQLLFVFGFIVAVGILLDTFIIRGFLLPSLIVMFEKDQHGQELRQ; translated from the coding sequence ATGAAACAGTTCTTACAAAAAATTACTGATCGAGTGGCAACGAAAAAAGGAATGTGGATCACATTAATCTCTTGGTTCACGTTTACAATTTTATTGACACTGTTTTCACCAAATGTAAAAGATTATGAACAAACGAGAATCGATTCCCTTCCGGATCATGCTCAATCGGTTATTGCGGAACAGAAAGTCGATGAATATTTTAAAGAAAGTGATGGAATTCCGGCAATCATCGTTTTTGAATCAGAAGGAGAAATTGAATTTAGTGAACTTATCGAGATATTCGATCAAATCGAAAGCGAAAATATTGACGGAATCCAGCAAATGATTCCATTATCAACTATGCCCCAGCAAGCAGTAGCAAGTTTTTTATCTGAGGATCAAAAAACGGCAGCCATACCAATCACATTGGAATCTTCTTTAGACAATGTTGAAATGAAAGAAGTGAATCAACGGATTATGGAAATTGTCCATAATTCATCTAATTTGGAACTATACATTACCGGTCCTGCCGGAATTGCAGTAGATTCTCTTGATCTGTTTTCAAGAGCAGATCTCGTTTTGATTTTGTCAACGGTAGCATTAATTTTTGTGCTATTAATTATTATTTATCGTTCTCCTTTATTAGCTCTCATTCCGCTTATGGCGGCAGGAGTTGTGTACGAAATTGTGATGGGCATCATTGGTTATATGGGAAAAATGGGGCTTGATATAAGCAAACAAACATTATCCATCATGTCCATTCTTTTATTTGCGGCAGTGATTGATTATTCCTTGTTTGTTTTTTCCCGTTATCGTGAAGAACTAAAAAGCGATGAAAATAAATTTGAAGCGATGAAAGTGGCAATGAGAGAAACTGGAATGCCAGTCTTTTTCTCAGGTGGTACAGTACTTGCGGCCATGCTCGTTTTATTCTTTGCCCAATTTGGTGATTACAATAATTTTGCGCCAATTTTTGCAACAACAATGGCAATAATTATGCTTGCCTCTATCAGCCTTGTACCAGCTTTATTCACCCTTTTTGGAAGAAGATCCTTTTGGCCGAGAATTCCACGGGTTGGCGATGAGAAAGTGAAACAAAATGCAACTTGGAGCAAAGTAGGCCGTTTTGTGGTGAAAAAACCAAGAATCACTTCAACTGTCATCGGTGTGTTCCTTCTTTTAGCAGCAACGAATATATTTCATATGGAATATGAATTCGATACGATGAAATCTTTCCCTGAAGACATGCCTTCTCGACAAGGTTATGAAATATTAGAAGAACATTTTGAAAAAGGGGATCTCGCACCGACAACTGTATTGTATGAAGGAAATACCGCTGTTACGAGCGAGCAACAAGAAAATTTAGTAAATGAATTATTAACGAATCCCCTTGTGAGTCAAGTACGCTTTAGTGGCACAACTGAAGATGGGAAAGTGTTGATGTTTACCCTTTCCTTTAAAGAAAGCCCTTATGCGGTGGAAACGATTGATGCCATGGAAGACATCATCAATGAGAAAGAACAAATGGTAGCAAACAGCGGCTTGGACGGGGAACTGTACTTTTCAGGAGAAACGGCCACACGGGTGGATGAACGGGTCGTCAATAATCGCGACATCATTGTCATCGTTTTACTTGAGACAGCATTAATCTTTGCCATGCTTATTGTTTTAACAAAATCAGTAAAAATGCCAATTTATATGATGGGAACAATTTTAGTCTCATTTCTATCCGCATTAGGTTTAGGAACATTTTTGACCAATCTTATTTTCGATATTGGTGCTATTAGTGATCGGGTTCCGCTTTATTCATTTGTATTCCTCGTAGCACTCGGTATTGATTACAACATCATCTTGATTTCACGATTTCAAGAGGAAAGAAGAAAACATCCTGTCAAGAAGGCGGTCGAATTGGCCGTTGCAAATACGGGGGGCGTAATCTCCTCTGCAGGAATTATTTTAGCGGCAACGTTTGCTGTATTGATGACTCAACCTGTTCAATTGCTATTTGTATTTGGATTCATTGTTGCGGTAGGAATTTTGTTAGATACATTTATCATCCGTGGTTTTCTATTGCCTAGTTTGATTGTAATGTTCGAAAAAGATCAACACGGACAAGAATTACGTCAATAA
- a CDS encoding PTS mannitol transporter subunit IICB: MAESNIKVKIQRFGGYLSGMIMPNISAFIAWGLITALFIPTGWIPNEALAKLVSPMITYLLPLLIGFTGGRIVYDLRGGVIGATATMGVIVGTDIPMFFGAMIIGPLSGYTIKQVDQLFQGRVKSGFEMLVNNFSAGIVGGILTIIAFWGIGPIVLSLSNFLARGVEMIVDANLLPLANIFIEPAKVLFLNNAINHGILSPLGIEQASETGKSILFLLETNPGPGLGILLAYMLFGKGNSKQTASGAAIIHFFGGIHEIYFPYILMKPLLILAAIAGGVSGTLTFMLFDAGLVAVPSPGSIIALMAMTSKGHYVGVLAGVTVATIVSFLISSIILKTAKENREEDLSKATEKMQKLKGKESKAAELLNTSQEKKVSDEDEFENVKKIVFACDAGMGSSAMGASILRNKVKKAGLNIEVTNTAINNLPNDADVVVTHKDLTERAKAKLPRAYHLSVENYLNSPKYEDLIENLKKRTKQND, encoded by the coding sequence ATGGCAGAATCGAATATAAAAGTAAAAATACAACGGTTTGGCGGATATTTAAGCGGAATGATCATGCCAAATATTAGTGCTTTTATTGCCTGGGGATTGATCACTGCACTTTTTATTCCGACAGGTTGGATACCAAACGAAGCGTTAGCAAAACTTGTGAGTCCGATGATTACGTATTTACTTCCACTATTAATCGGATTCACCGGAGGACGCATCGTTTATGACTTGCGCGGAGGTGTCATAGGTGCAACCGCAACGATGGGAGTGATCGTTGGAACAGACATTCCTATGTTTTTCGGTGCAATGATTATCGGGCCGTTAAGTGGCTATACAATTAAACAAGTCGATCAGTTATTCCAAGGAAGGGTTAAATCCGGATTTGAGATGTTAGTGAATAATTTTTCTGCCGGAATTGTCGGTGGAATATTAACGATTATCGCCTTTTGGGGAATCGGTCCCATTGTTTTATCCTTAAGCAATTTTTTAGCACGTGGTGTGGAGATGATTGTGGATGCGAACTTACTTCCCCTTGCAAATATATTCATCGAACCTGCAAAAGTGTTGTTTTTAAATAACGCCATTAATCATGGTATTTTAAGTCCGCTCGGTATTGAACAAGCATCCGAAACAGGAAAATCGATTTTGTTTTTACTTGAAACGAATCCAGGTCCTGGTTTAGGTATTTTACTTGCTTATATGTTATTTGGAAAAGGAAATTCAAAACAAACCGCATCAGGTGCCGCTATTATTCACTTTTTCGGTGGTATTCATGAAATTTATTTTCCTTACATTTTAATGAAACCGCTTTTAATTTTAGCTGCGATTGCCGGTGGAGTGAGTGGTACGTTAACATTTATGCTTTTTGATGCTGGACTTGTCGCCGTTCCTTCTCCAGGAAGTATCATCGCGCTTATGGCTATGACTTCCAAAGGACATTATGTCGGAGTATTAGCTGGGGTGACTGTTGCAACGATCGTCTCATTTCTCATTTCAAGTATCATTTTAAAAACGGCAAAGGAAAATCGTGAAGAAGACTTATCTAAAGCAACGGAAAAAATGCAAAAACTAAAAGGAAAAGAAAGTAAAGCTGCAGAACTCTTGAACACTTCTCAAGAGAAAAAAGTTTCCGATGAAGATGAATTCGAAAATGTCAAAAAAATTGTTTTTGCATGCGATGCTGGAATGGGTTCAAGCGCGATGGGTGCATCCATTTTACGGAACAAAGTAAAAAAAGCAGGGTTAAACATTGAAGTGACAAACACAGCGATTAACAATTTGCCGAATGATGCAGACGTTGTCGTCACCCATAAGGATTTAACAGAAAGGGCAAAGGCAAAACTTCCTAGAGCTTATCATCTTTCCGTTGAAAACTATTTAAATAGTCCAAAATACGAGGATCTAATTGAGAATTTAAAAAAGAGAACAAAACAAAATGACTAA
- a CDS encoding BglG family transcription antiterminator produces the protein MYFRAREREILELLLHENRFITTQDIAKHLQVSARTILRELKNMDTILNKYALNIERKTSKGIRITGEKQKKRALLKDLKSTGFNDLSQNERKLRILHSLIHTDEPLKLFTLAEQLNVTTATISNDLDQMENLLASFDLTLVRKRGYGVELIGSEYGKRSILGSMILENLDEVKFLETMENPDDCSELFDILDENKIKTVERVLKKIQPTLLRSIAEFTHNRYNTKI, from the coding sequence ATGTATTTTCGGGCAAGAGAGCGCGAAATACTTGAATTATTACTTCATGAAAACCGTTTTATCACAACACAAGACATTGCCAAACATCTACAAGTAAGTGCGAGAACAATACTCCGTGAACTGAAAAACATGGATACTATTTTAAACAAATATGCACTCAATATTGAACGAAAGACGAGTAAAGGAATTCGTATTACGGGTGAAAAACAGAAAAAGCGCGCACTACTTAAAGATTTAAAATCAACGGGTTTCAATGATTTAAGTCAAAACGAAAGAAAACTACGAATTCTTCATTCACTCATTCACACGGATGAACCATTAAAACTATTCACTTTGGCTGAACAGCTAAATGTGACAACAGCTACGATTAGCAATGACTTAGATCAAATGGAAAATTTGCTCGCTTCCTTTGATTTGACATTGGTCCGTAAAAGAGGGTACGGAGTAGAACTCATTGGTTCGGAATACGGAAAAAGATCAATTCTCGGAAGTATGATTTTAGAAAATTTAGATGAAGTCAAGTTTCTCGAAACCATGGAAAACCCGGATGATTGTTCGGAATTATTCGATATTCTCGATGAAAATAAAATTAAAACTGTTGAACGAGTACTAAAAAAAATTCAACCAACGCTCCTTCGTTCTATAGCCGAATTCACTCACAATCGTTACAACACTAAAATATAG
- the ahpC gene encoding alkyl hydroperoxide reductase subunit C yields MSLVGKEVLPFKLQAYKNGDFIEVTEEDFKGHWSILCFYPADFTFVCPTELEDLQDQYATFKELDTEVFACSADTHFTHKAWHDHSEAISKIEYTMIGDPSHKLIEMFDVLREEEGLADRGTFIIDPDGVIQAVEINADGIGRDASTLVDKIKAAQYVRNHPGEVCPAKWKETGETLKPSLDLVGKI; encoded by the coding sequence ATGTCTTTAGTTGGGAAAGAAGTATTACCCTTTAAATTGCAAGCTTATAAAAATGGTGATTTCATTGAAGTAACGGAAGAAGATTTTAAAGGACATTGGAGCATTTTATGTTTCTATCCTGCAGACTTCACCTTCGTTTGTCCGACAGAATTAGAAGATCTACAAGACCAATATGCAACATTTAAAGAACTCGACACCGAAGTGTTTGCTTGTTCTGCCGATACGCATTTTACGCATAAAGCATGGCACGATCATTCCGAAGCCATTAGCAAAATCGAATATACAATGATTGGCGATCCTTCCCATAAATTGATCGAAATGTTCGATGTGTTACGTGAAGAAGAAGGACTTGCTGACCGTGGTACGTTTATCATCGACCCAGACGGTGTCATCCAAGCCGTTGAAATTAACGCAGATGGAATCGGTCGGGATGCAAGTACATTAGTGGATAAAATTAAAGCCGCTCAATACGTTCGCAATCATCCAGGAGAAGTTTGCCCAGCAAAATGGAAAGAAACAGGCGAAACATTAAAACCGAGCCTTGACCTTGTTGGGAAAATTTAA
- the ahpF gene encoding alkyl hydroperoxide reductase subunit F, whose amino-acid sequence MKLDADIKAQLKQYLELLENDIVIKVSAESDQVSTDMLALVNELASMSEKIKIEKATLNRTPSFSINRVGEETGVVFAGVPLGHEFTSLVLALLQVSGRPPKVKQELIEQVKSLTGEYHFETYVSLTCHNCPEVVQALNIMSVLNPNVTHTMIDGAAYKEEAESKNIMAVPTIFLNGEEFGSGRMSLEEILTKLGKTADPAELTNKEPFDVLVVGGGPAGASATIYAARKGIRTGVIVERFGGQVNDTSGIENLISVKYTEGPQLASQLEEQVKQYNVDVMSGQRAKRLEKTDDLIHIELENGAVVKSKTVILATGARWRDMGVPGEKELKTKGVAYCPHCDGPLFEGKHVAVIGGGNSGIEAAIDLAGVVKHVTVMEFLPELKADQILQNRLNSLENVTVITNAQTKEITGQGKVDGLTYIDRESGKEHHIELDGVFVQIGLVPNTDWLEGAVERNQRGEIVVDKRGATNIPGVFAAGDCTDSAYKQIIISMGSGATAALSAFDYLIRN is encoded by the coding sequence ATGAAACTCGATGCTGATATTAAAGCACAATTAAAGCAATACCTTGAATTACTGGAAAACGATATTGTCATCAAAGTAAGTGCGGAGTCTGATCAAGTATCAACAGACATGCTAGCTCTCGTGAATGAGCTGGCATCCATGTCAGAGAAAATAAAAATTGAAAAAGCTACTTTAAATAGAACACCAAGCTTTAGTATAAACCGCGTAGGAGAAGAAACCGGCGTCGTTTTTGCCGGTGTTCCTTTAGGCCATGAATTTACTTCCCTCGTTCTTGCCCTTTTACAAGTTAGTGGTCGACCGCCAAAAGTGAAGCAAGAACTTATTGAACAAGTGAAAAGTTTAACGGGTGAATATCATTTTGAAACCTATGTAAGCTTAACTTGTCATAATTGCCCGGAAGTTGTTCAAGCGCTAAATATTATGAGCGTCCTTAATCCGAATGTGACCCATACGATGATTGATGGTGCCGCATATAAAGAAGAAGCCGAAAGCAAAAATATTATGGCTGTGCCGACGATTTTCTTAAATGGGGAAGAATTCGGTAGCGGTCGAATGTCCCTAGAAGAAATTTTAACAAAACTAGGGAAAACTGCTGATCCTGCTGAATTGACGAATAAAGAGCCCTTTGATGTGCTCGTTGTCGGCGGAGGCCCAGCCGGTGCAAGCGCGACTATTTACGCTGCACGGAAAGGAATTCGTACCGGTGTAATTGTTGAACGATTTGGCGGTCAAGTAAATGATACGAGTGGCATTGAAAATTTAATTAGTGTCAAATATACGGAAGGTCCGCAACTGGCATCGCAATTAGAAGAGCAAGTAAAACAATACAATGTCGATGTGATGAGTGGACAACGGGCGAAACGGTTGGAAAAAACGGATGATTTGATCCATATCGAATTGGAAAACGGTGCTGTCGTAAAAAGTAAGACGGTTATTTTAGCAACTGGTGCCCGTTGGCGTGATATGGGCGTACCTGGAGAAAAAGAATTGAAAACGAAAGGTGTCGCCTATTGCCCCCATTGTGACGGACCCCTTTTCGAAGGGAAACATGTGGCGGTCATCGGTGGCGGAAATTCTGGAATTGAGGCAGCCATTGACCTCGCAGGTGTCGTAAAACATGTCACCGTCATGGAATTTTTGCCGGAACTAAAAGCCGATCAAATCTTACAAAATCGTTTAAACAGCTTAGAAAATGTCACCGTCATTACAAACGCACAAACGAAGGAAATCACCGGGCAAGGTAAAGTAGACGGACTGACGTATATCGATCGGGAAAGTGGAAAAGAACATCATATAGAACTAGACGGCGTATTTGTTCAAATTGGTCTTGTTCCGAACACCGATTGGTTAGAAGGTGCTGTGGAACGGAACCAGCGAGGGGAAATCGTTGTCGACAAACGTGGTGCAACGAATATTCCTGGTGTCTTTGCTGCCGGTGATTGTACCGATAGTGCGTATAAACAAATTATTATTTCCATGGGCTCCGGTGCAACAGCCGCATTAAGTGCATTCGATTATTTAATTCGAAATTAG
- a CDS encoding (deoxy)nucleoside triphosphate pyrophosphohydrolase has protein sequence MKKAIRVVGAVIMNEKEEVLCALRSPEMTLPNLWEFPGGKIEKSETPEESLIREIKEELGCTIQVKEKVKEVHHEYPSIIVNLLTYKAKIIDGKPKAKEHAELKWVPIQELYTLDWAPADVPTVNILLADKINK, from the coding sequence ATGAAAAAGGCAATCCGTGTTGTCGGTGCAGTAATTATGAATGAAAAAGAAGAAGTGTTATGTGCACTTCGTTCACCTGAAATGACACTTCCGAACCTTTGGGAATTTCCTGGAGGAAAGATAGAGAAGAGCGAAACGCCAGAAGAATCATTAATTCGAGAAATTAAAGAAGAACTCGGCTGCACCATTCAAGTAAAAGAAAAAGTAAAAGAAGTGCATCACGAATACCCGTCGATCATTGTCAATCTTCTAACATACAAAGCGAAAATCATTGATGGTAAACCAAAGGCCAAAGAACATGCAGAATTAAAATGGGTACCCATTCAAGAACTATACACTCTTGATTGGGCACCCGCAGATGTTCCAACAGTGAATATTTTGTTAGCGGATAAGATCAATAAATAG